The bacterium genome includes a region encoding these proteins:
- a CDS encoding cobalamin B12-binding domain-containing protein, translating to TEVTGLSELLLRTWERRYKVVVPYRTNAGQRLYNQKNITRLQYLKALTGNGRRIGDIAHLDDSTLQQLAMPYGKSDFGTLDIAMQSVIDVMRKKCIGSILSFDRELLESLLDSSLARFSRSVLRDHVIFPVLVEIGDKWRRSELSIAHEHFASEVISNFITTHWLSPRFTSNSQLLVVATPVNHFHSIPALFLVDEAMSQGWNALYLGTNLPASDIALACQKKNASALALSIVHSTSESSLETELVSIRKLLTPDFPILIGGSGASKMRSLLSQVNARFMFKFSELSKFFTEYCQNSGSHLGNEL from the coding sequence GACTGAGGTCACTGGCTTATCTGAGTTGCTATTGAGAACATGGGAGCGGCGATACAAAGTCGTAGTGCCATATCGAACAAATGCCGGACAAAGGTTGTACAACCAGAAAAACATTACCCGACTCCAGTATTTGAAAGCGCTAACAGGGAACGGTCGACGAATCGGAGACATCGCCCATTTAGACGATTCTACTCTGCAACAACTTGCAATGCCTTATGGAAAGTCTGATTTCGGAACGTTGGATATCGCCATGCAGAGTGTTATCGATGTGATGCGTAAGAAGTGCATTGGTTCGATACTTTCGTTTGATCGCGAGTTGTTAGAATCGTTGTTGGATAGCTCACTCGCGAGATTCTCTCGCAGCGTGCTTCGCGATCATGTCATTTTTCCGGTACTGGTTGAGATCGGTGATAAGTGGAGGCGTTCTGAGTTAAGTATCGCCCACGAGCATTTTGCCTCGGAAGTGATAAGTAACTTCATCACCACACATTGGCTATCCCCTCGATTCACTTCGAACTCGCAGTTATTAGTAGTGGCAACTCCGGTCAATCATTTCCATTCGATACCGGCACTCTTTCTTGTCGATGAAGCAATGTCACAGGGCTGGAATGCTTTGTACCTCGGTACCAATCTGCCAGCGAGTGATATTGCATTAGCTTGTCAAAAAAAGAACGCTTCGGCACTTGCACTAAGCATAGTTCACTCAACTTCCGAATCATCACTTGAGACAGAATTAGTATCCATTCGAAAGTTGCTGACACCTGATTTTCCAATTCTGATTGGCGGAAGCGGTGCATCCAAAATGCGAAGTTTGTTATCTCAAGTAAACGCTCGGTTCATGTTTAAATTCAGCGAGTTATCGAAGTTCTTTACAGAGTATTGTCAGAATTCGGGAAGTCATCTTGGAAACGAACTGTGA
- a CDS encoding DUF1365 domain-containing protein has product MTLIRKSAIYRGTVIHNRVQPRKHLFRYGLFMVYIDLLELESLFPESLLWSIRRSAVVAFRRSDYLGDPSISLEDAIRQTIKEKTGVQTEGPIRMLTHLRYFGYCMNPVTFYYVFSKDDRQLECIVAEVNNTPWNERYTYVLPISEAKERNDYYTWDFPKQFHVSPFMAMSQQYDWRFAEPGEQLSVTMANYENGQFMFQAALQLHKHTWSRNSLLAALLSFPFITVKVIGAIYWEAIRLWFKKIPFHDHPKQNNPKGANLE; this is encoded by the coding sequence GTGACACTTATCCGTAAGAGTGCAATATACCGCGGAACAGTAATCCACAATCGAGTACAACCCAGGAAACACCTGTTCAGGTACGGTTTGTTTATGGTGTACATCGATCTATTGGAGCTGGAATCACTTTTCCCGGAGTCGTTGCTCTGGAGTATCCGGCGGTCCGCGGTTGTCGCTTTCCGGCGAAGCGATTATCTCGGTGATCCATCAATTTCCCTGGAAGACGCAATCCGACAAACGATCAAAGAAAAGACTGGAGTTCAAACCGAGGGTCCGATCCGAATGTTGACACATTTGCGATACTTCGGATATTGCATGAATCCAGTAACATTCTACTATGTGTTTTCAAAGGATGATCGTCAGTTAGAATGCATTGTTGCAGAAGTGAATAATACTCCCTGGAACGAAAGATACACTTATGTACTGCCAATCTCTGAAGCGAAGGAGAGGAATGATTATTACACGTGGGACTTTCCAAAACAGTTTCATGTTTCTCCTTTCATGGCGATGTCACAGCAGTACGACTGGCGGTTCGCAGAGCCTGGTGAACAACTATCAGTGACGATGGCTAATTATGAAAACGGACAATTCATGTTTCAAGCAGCGTTGCAACTGCATAAGCATACTTGGTCAAGAAATAGCCTGTTGGCAGCATTATTATCGTTTCCCTTCATTACGGTGAAAGTTATTGGCGCGATTTACTGGGAGGCGATCCGGTTATGGTTTAAGAAAATTCCCTTTCACGATCATCCAAAACAAAATAATCCAAAAGGAGCTAACCTTGAGTGA
- a CDS encoding FAD-dependent oxidoreductase, with protein sequence MNESGERKPEMLRATQQKIAVVGSGISGLIAASLLDKHHDVTIFEAGDYFGGHTNTVEIQTEGKTIAVDTGFIVFNDVTYPNFLKFLTKYNVASQPTTMSFSFHDEATGFEYNGTTLNTLFAQRSNLISVKFYKMLSEIIRFNREGKAFAANGNETILLGDYLRERKYSQELIEWYVIPMGAAIWSSKHDQMKEFPAKYFLQFFNHHQMLNVNERPVWRTISGGSREYVRAMMSQFSGKAHTKSPVERIERTVAGIRLTVTGAQPMEFDQIVIAAHSDQALRMLADPSQSETEILGAIPYQKNMAYLHSDIRVLPSRRKAWAAWNSRLLKDSNRTALSYQMNLLQNLPLRETQLIVTLNEKSAIDETKMLQEIEYHHPVYTLESVAAQRRKAEISGVNRTHYCGAYWHFGFHEDGAKSALEVGSHFGVAL encoded by the coding sequence ATGAATGAGTCTGGAGAACGAAAACCGGAAATGCTCCGGGCAACGCAACAGAAGATCGCAGTAGTCGGTTCGGGGATTTCCGGATTGATTGCAGCGAGTTTACTGGATAAACATCACGACGTCACCATTTTCGAGGCGGGTGACTATTTCGGTGGTCATACTAACACGGTTGAGATTCAAACAGAAGGTAAAACGATCGCAGTTGATACCGGGTTTATTGTATTTAACGATGTAACATACCCGAATTTTCTCAAGTTCCTCACCAAGTACAATGTGGCGTCGCAACCGACAACGATGAGCTTCTCCTTTCACGATGAAGCTACCGGCTTTGAGTACAATGGAACGACTCTCAACACTTTATTTGCCCAGCGTAGTAACCTGATTTCAGTCAAGTTCTATAAAATGTTGAGCGAAATCATTCGATTTAATCGCGAGGGAAAAGCGTTTGCCGCGAATGGCAATGAAACCATACTGCTTGGCGATTACCTACGAGAAAGAAAGTATAGCCAAGAGCTCATTGAATGGTATGTCATACCAATGGGGGCTGCCATCTGGTCATCTAAACATGATCAGATGAAGGAATTCCCCGCAAAGTACTTTCTACAATTTTTCAATCATCACCAAATGCTTAACGTGAACGAGCGACCGGTGTGGCGTACGATAAGCGGTGGTTCGCGCGAGTATGTTCGGGCAATGATGAGTCAATTCTCAGGAAAAGCACACACGAAGTCGCCGGTTGAGCGAATCGAGCGAACTGTCGCAGGTATCCGCCTGACCGTAACCGGTGCGCAACCAATGGAATTCGATCAAATCGTGATTGCAGCGCACAGCGATCAGGCACTTAGAATGTTGGCAGATCCATCGCAGTCTGAAACCGAAATATTAGGTGCGATTCCCTACCAAAAAAATATGGCTTACTTACATAGTGATATTCGAGTGCTCCCATCTCGAAGAAAAGCGTGGGCTGCCTGGAACAGCCGCTTGTTAAAGGATAGCAACAGGACAGCACTTTCCTACCAGATGAATCTTTTACAGAATCTGCCATTAAGGGAAACGCAATTGATAGTAACCCTCAATGAAAAGAGTGCAATCGATGAAACAAAAATGTTACAGGAAATTGAATATCATCATCCGGTTTACACATTGGAATCTGTTGCCGCACAACGTCGCAAAGCCGAGATAAGCGGAGTGAATCGTACCCATTATTGTGGAGCATATTGGCATTTTGGCTTTCATGAGGATGGCGCAAAGAGTGCGTTGGAAGTTGGAAGTCATTTCGGGGTTGCACTGTGA